AAGAAAAGCGGGTGACCCGCAGGCCACCCGCTTCCCGTTTCTTTGGCGTGCACGCTAAAGAAGCTTCAGGGCCGTCGGTAACTCTCGTCACCGGCCACCGGCCTGGGTTCGGCTCGGGGGCGCCGGCCTCGACCTCGCGACTCGACGCCGCGAGGTGGAGTCTTCAGCTCTGGATCGGCCCAGCCTCGCAGGTAGCTGCATCAGCCTTGGCGCAGCCGACGGCACGGGCTTCGACCTTTTCCGCGTAGATCACGCGCGGCTTTTCGTAAGCCTTCTTCATCGAGCTTTCCTCCTCGTCGAGGTTTCTGTTACCGGGAGTCACCCCGGCGGGTAAAACGTTGCTGGTTGCCGGGCCTGTCCGGAGCAGACCCGGTGCGGGTTGAGGTCAGGTCCCCCGTCATTTACGCCTTGTCAGGGCTTTGTGCAAGGGGATCTTCGTCATCCTTTTCCGCTTCCGCGGCATCCTCACCGCGCTGGCAGGCTTCGAAGGCCTCCAGCTTGGTCAGCCCGGAGACCCGGGAGGCCTCGTAGAAGGCGTAGGGGTCGCCGGTTTCTTTCTCCGCCGCGGCAGGGCAAAACGAGGCGAAAGCTCCTTCCGGATGATGGATCAGGGTCTTCCTGGGGACCTCCTCGGCCACCTTGCGCACGTAGTCGAGCGTCTCGTTGGGTCCCGCTTGACCTTGCCAAAGGGCATTGAGGTCTTCGACTTCCAGGATATTGGCAATGGGGCGGCGCCAGGCCACGCAGGGGAACATGTCGCCGTAGGGGTCGATGGTGATGGCGGTGCGTCCCACGCCGCAGTTTTGCTTCATTTTCTCCACGGGCCGGGGCCTGAGGCCCCGACGGCCCCGCTGCACCTGGTCGACGAAAAAGCGCACCAGGAAGGTCCTGTCCGGGGCCATGCCCAGGGGGCCGAGATCGCCGTCATCGGCGGGAACGATGTTCGTATCGAAGGTGACGTGGTAGCCGAAACTCTCGCCGAGTTTCTCGATGGCGTGAAGCTGACCCTGGTTCAGACGCGTGATCGGAGTCTTGAGGGTGACCTTCACCCCCAGCGACGACAGCACCCCCAACGCTTCGAGCAGCTTGTCGAAGGAGCCCCTGATTCCCGTGAGGCGATCGTGGGTCGCGGCATCGGCCCCGTGGATGCTGATCTCGGTGTCGAAGGGGCCCAGTTCGGCGTAGCGGACCGCCCGCCGACGATCGGTGAGAAGCACTCCGTTGGTGTAGGTCTTGAGGACCATGCCCCGCTCACGAATGCCCTCGCAGATCTGGAAGAAATCGCGGTGCACGAAAGGCTCCCCACCGGTCAA
This DNA window, taken from Acidobacteriota bacterium, encodes the following:
- a CDS encoding radical SAM protein; the protein is MTSPLTRMIESAFDQARPINAQLELTYKCNLLCSFCYNNPKEKRELDGRQWIAAVDKLKAAGTFTVTLTGGEPFVHRDFFQICEGIRERGMVLKTYTNGVLLTDRRRAVRYAELGPFDTEISIHGADAATHDRLTGIRGSFDKLLEALGVLSSLGVKVTLKTPITRLNQGQLHAIEKLGESFGYHVTFDTNIVPADDGDLGPLGMAPDRTFLVRFFVDQVQRGRRGLRPRPVEKMKQNCGVGRTAITIDPYGDMFPCVAWRRPIANILEVEDLNALWQGQAGPNETLDYVRKVAEEVPRKTLIHHPEGAFASFCPAAAEKETGDPYAFYEASRVSGLTKLEAFEACQRGEDAAEAEKDDEDPLAQSPDKA